In one window of Duganella dendranthematis DNA:
- a CDS encoding peptidase U32 family protein: MTLLAHQLELLSPAKTAEIGREAILHGADAVYIGGPAFGARHNASNSIEEISSLVEFAHRYRSRIFVTLNTILHDAELDAARKQIWQLYEAGVDALIVQDMGLLEMDLPPIQLHASTQCDIRTMEKAKFLGDVGFSQLVLARELTIEQIKKIHADVDTPLEYFIHGALCVAYSGQCYISHADTGRSANRGDCSQACRLPYTLSDNKGRVVAYEKHLLSMKDNDQSRNLEALIDAGIRSFKIEGRYKDMGYVKNITAHYRLLLDEILERRTEFTRAASGDTSILFTPDIDKNFHRGHTDYFANGRQDEIGAFDSPKYVGVELGTITRLATDHFDMVTNAAMSNGDGLNYMHKRETFGIQANTAKKIGDNEEGQLWRVYPNEAISALPGLRIGLSVNRNGDRQWESTLNKKSADRKVGLHLTLSEQSGGLRLDLCDEDGYLSSTEAALALQPAQNADQADAGLRASLGKLGNTMFRADSVTLKLSQPWFVPSAVINALRRDAIAAHEAVRLAAWDRPMRKAAAEPLALYPDTQLSYLANVYNEKARAFYTKHGVQLIAAAYESHEEAGEVPLMITKHCLRFSFNLCPKQAKGVQGVQGQVKAEPMTLVSGDETYTLRFDCKPCEMHVVGAMKPGILKSAPPSNIPYSPLTFHRQRPRA; the protein is encoded by the coding sequence ATGACTCTGCTAGCCCACCAGCTTGAACTGCTGTCGCCCGCCAAGACCGCCGAAATCGGCCGTGAAGCGATCCTGCATGGCGCCGACGCCGTCTACATCGGCGGCCCGGCGTTCGGCGCGCGCCATAACGCCAGCAATTCGATTGAGGAAATCTCCAGTCTGGTGGAGTTTGCGCACCGCTACCGCTCGCGCATTTTCGTCACGCTCAACACGATCCTGCATGACGCCGAGCTGGACGCGGCCCGCAAGCAGATCTGGCAACTGTACGAAGCCGGTGTCGATGCGCTGATCGTGCAAGACATGGGCCTGCTGGAAATGGACCTGCCGCCGATCCAGCTGCACGCCAGCACCCAGTGCGATATCCGCACCATGGAGAAGGCCAAGTTCCTCGGCGACGTCGGTTTCTCGCAGCTGGTGCTGGCGCGCGAACTGACGATTGAGCAGATTAAAAAAATCCATGCCGACGTCGACACCCCGCTGGAATACTTCATCCACGGCGCGCTGTGCGTGGCCTATTCCGGCCAGTGCTACATCTCGCACGCCGACACCGGCCGCAGCGCCAATCGCGGCGACTGCTCGCAAGCCTGCCGCCTGCCGTACACGCTGAGTGACAACAAGGGCCGCGTCGTGGCCTACGAAAAACACCTGCTGTCGATGAAGGACAACGACCAGAGCCGCAATCTGGAAGCGCTGATCGACGCCGGCATCCGCTCGTTCAAGATCGAGGGCCGCTACAAGGACATGGGCTATGTGAAGAACATCACCGCCCACTACCGCCTGCTGCTGGACGAAATCCTGGAACGCCGCACCGAATTCACGCGCGCCGCCAGCGGCGACACCAGCATCCTGTTCACGCCGGATATCGATAAGAACTTCCACCGCGGCCACACGGATTACTTCGCCAACGGCCGCCAGGATGAAATCGGCGCCTTCGACAGCCCGAAATACGTCGGCGTCGAGCTGGGCACGATCACCCGCCTGGCCACCGATCACTTCGACATGGTCACCAACGCGGCGATGTCCAACGGTGACGGCCTGAACTACATGCACAAGCGCGAGACCTTCGGCATCCAGGCCAACACCGCCAAGAAAATCGGCGATAACGAGGAAGGCCAGCTGTGGCGCGTCTATCCGAACGAGGCGATCAGCGCCCTGCCCGGCCTGCGCATCGGCCTGTCGGTCAACCGTAATGGCGACCGCCAGTGGGAATCGACGCTGAACAAGAAATCCGCCGACCGCAAGGTGGGCCTGCACCTGACGCTGAGCGAACAGAGCGGCGGCCTGCGCTTGGACCTGTGCGACGAGGATGGCTACCTGAGCAGCACTGAGGCCGCCCTGGCACTGCAACCGGCACAAAACGCCGACCAGGCCGACGCCGGCCTGCGCGCCAGCCTGGGCAAGCTGGGCAATACCATGTTCCGTGCTGACAGCGTCACGCTCAAGCTATCGCAGCCGTGGTTTGTGCCGTCGGCCGTCATCAACGCGCTGCGCCGCGACGCCATCGCGGCCCACGAGGCAGTGCGTCTGGCGGCCTGGGACCGGCCGATGCGCAAGGCGGCCGCCGAACCGCTGGCGCTCTACCCGGACACCCAGCTGAGCTACCTGGCCAATGTCTACAACGAAAAAGCGCGCGCCTTCTACACCAAGCACGGCGTGCAGCTGATCGCCGCCGCCTACGAGTCGCACGAGGAAGCCGGCGAAGTGCCGCTGATGATCACCAAGCACTGCCTGCGCTTCTCGTTCAACCTGTGTCCCAAGCAGGCCAAGGGCGTGCAAGGCGTGCAGGGCCAGGTCAAGGCCGAGCCGATGACCCTGGTCAGCGGCGACGAGACCTACACCCTGCGTTTCGACTGCAAACCATGCGAAATGCACGTGGTCGGCGCAATGAAGCCGGGCATTTTGAAGTCGGCGCCACCGTCCAACATTCCGTACAGCCCGCTCACCTTTCACCGCCAGCGCCCACGCGCCTGA
- a CDS encoding M91 family zinc metallopeptidase → MPINGVFRTIENGSGADLEKLQSALSYGSQNAQGTQLISDAALQHADLVINHSGINQTSVAPDGQITISWDPDTAIAVTDAAGNIRNYESPASNLFHEMSHAADTNFVTNANTADAQYDTVADRIAVERTNAVVVPLGEEGRTNHSGGLVQVNNPTEHTAGGKWVEIGSDGQEKSSTQPDGFNDDWNGADSDPEEPGGGGDAGGGGGGGGCVSIDAILPDGRLAGDIAVGDEMQLADQQTLEAGRGVVSYSQIKTAAGFRITTVSGVSLKCSDSAPIPTPEGLMLAPELLGKQVAVRQDGAQGSVRWEKVVAVDAIGEIQVQHITVGDKCFWAGEKPGAYILHHNLKDEGGDDPDPGDDDDYMVAQPNTAAVKPVIKAAATSESSHPSAEAGAQHHAPVEITLVGHHDVALHHVMIM, encoded by the coding sequence ATGCCAATCAACGGTGTATTCAGGACGATCGAAAACGGCAGCGGCGCAGATCTGGAAAAACTTCAAAGTGCACTGAGTTATGGCAGTCAAAATGCACAAGGGACGCAGTTAATCAGCGATGCGGCGTTGCAGCATGCGGATCTTGTCATCAATCATAGTGGCATCAATCAAACCTCGGTTGCTCCCGACGGGCAGATCACCATCAGCTGGGATCCCGATACGGCTATCGCAGTAACGGACGCAGCCGGCAATATCAGGAATTACGAGTCGCCGGCTTCTAATCTTTTCCACGAAATGTCCCATGCAGCCGATACCAACTTTGTGACCAATGCAAATACCGCAGATGCTCAATACGATACGGTAGCAGACCGGATCGCCGTTGAGAGGACCAATGCCGTCGTGGTTCCGCTGGGTGAAGAAGGACGCACCAATCACTCCGGCGGCCTGGTTCAAGTGAATAATCCAACTGAGCATACGGCCGGCGGCAAGTGGGTCGAAATTGGGTCGGATGGCCAGGAGAAATCGTCGACGCAGCCTGATGGCTTCAATGATGACTGGAACGGCGCAGATAGCGATCCGGAAGAACCCGGCGGCGGCGGCGACGCCGGCGGTGGAGGCGGTGGTGGCGGCTGTGTCAGTATTGACGCAATCCTGCCGGACGGGCGGCTAGCCGGCGATATCGCTGTCGGCGACGAAATGCAGCTGGCCGACCAGCAAACGCTGGAAGCGGGACGTGGCGTGGTCAGTTACTCCCAGATCAAGACTGCGGCGGGCTTCCGCATCACCACCGTCAGCGGCGTCAGCCTCAAATGCTCGGACAGCGCGCCTATACCAACGCCAGAGGGCTTGATGCTGGCGCCTGAGCTGCTTGGCAAACAGGTGGCGGTGCGGCAAGACGGCGCCCAAGGTTCGGTGCGGTGGGAGAAAGTCGTTGCGGTTGATGCGATCGGCGAGATTCAGGTGCAGCACATCACGGTCGGCGACAAGTGCTTCTGGGCCGGGGAAAAACCTGGGGCGTACATCCTGCACCACAACTTGAAAGACGAGGGCGGTGACGATCCCGACCCAGGCGATGACGACGACTACATGGTGGCGCAGCCCAACACGGCGGCGGTCAAGCCGGTGATCAAGGCGGCCGCGACGTCGGAGTCCAGCCATCCGTCAGCTGAAGCCGGCGCGCAGCATCACGCGCCGGTGGAGATTACGCTGGTTGGTCACCACGACGTGGCATTGCACCATGTCATGATTATGTGA
- a CDS encoding transporter substrate-binding domain-containing protein: protein MQHRYKRTAAAVALVLAATSALAGRIEEIKARGYVRIGVSLGGEPVGFRDASNQPVGYDVDVAKQLAAKLGVPVRFADVSSDARISMLMSKQLDLVVANVSITQQRARVVDFSIPYNLAGLRVIAQKSVHIKTLADLNGKRVVVGRGTTADTFLRQSAPQAIFIYTDNFAPDGVLLLQQKRADAGIEDSSLLDYLASKNDQLETLPTMYGNTPIGIAMAKGDPALLKFVNAFVSDYIKSGAYAANYKKWWGGKAVPPVLTP from the coding sequence ATGCAGCATCGTTACAAACGCACTGCCGCCGCTGTGGCACTGGTGCTGGCGGCGACGTCGGCGCTGGCCGGCCGCATCGAGGAAATCAAGGCGCGCGGTTATGTGCGCATCGGTGTTTCGCTGGGTGGAGAGCCGGTTGGCTTCCGTGACGCCAGCAATCAGCCGGTAGGCTATGACGTCGATGTGGCAAAGCAGCTGGCTGCGAAACTCGGCGTGCCGGTGCGCTTCGCGGACGTCTCCAGCGATGCGCGCATTTCGATGCTGATGTCGAAGCAGCTCGATCTGGTGGTGGCCAACGTCTCGATCACACAGCAACGCGCGCGCGTGGTGGACTTCTCCATTCCCTACAACCTGGCGGGTCTGCGGGTGATCGCGCAAAAGAGCGTGCATATCAAGACGCTGGCGGACCTGAACGGCAAGCGGGTTGTGGTCGGCCGCGGCACCACGGCGGATACCTTCCTGCGCCAGTCGGCGCCGCAGGCGATCTTCATCTACACCGACAATTTTGCGCCGGACGGCGTCCTGCTCCTGCAGCAAAAGCGCGCCGATGCCGGCATCGAGGATTCGTCGCTGCTGGACTACCTGGCCAGCAAGAACGACCAGCTGGAGACGCTGCCGACGATGTATGGCAATACGCCGATCGGCATCGCCATGGCCAAGGGCGATCCGGCGCTGCTGAAGTTTGTGAACGCTTTCGTGTCGGACTACATCAAGTCCGGCGCCTACGCGGCCAACTACAAGAAATGGTGGGGCGGCAAAGCCGTGCCGCCGGTGCTTACCCCGTAA
- a CDS encoding LacI family DNA-binding transcriptional regulator, with amino-acid sequence MNDALKPAPEPTLSDVAALAGVSRAIASRALSAQPRPVSADKRERVLRAAEALGFRPNSLARGLANKTVNLVAILVNHIHDLSDLDLFDLLLAEIQAIGKQVIFIRVGAGQHAELFLRDGVAYHVDAALVFSDFADAATVRRMFRNNAVLMLNGHHDADVPSVTMDEDQGIRECVADAAGKGVRSALLLTGRTMSLVEQARIASYRAALARHGVTLLGELAGDYSYASGRALAQQIDVDATGAVFCTSDAMAMGVLDAHRQHFPQHAPTRFRLYGFDNISLTQFDAYPISSIGFDRREYVAQIVRILSQPADLAQNGGQVLVATRFVPRLTG; translated from the coding sequence ATGAACGACGCCCTGAAACCCGCTCCGGAACCGACGCTGTCCGATGTCGCTGCGCTGGCGGGCGTGTCGCGGGCGATCGCGTCGCGGGCCCTGTCGGCGCAGCCGCGGCCCGTATCCGCCGATAAGCGCGAACGCGTGCTGCGCGCGGCCGAGGCACTCGGTTTCCGGCCCAACTCACTGGCACGCGGACTGGCCAACAAGACCGTCAACCTGGTCGCCATCTTGGTCAACCACATCCACGACCTGTCGGACCTCGACCTGTTTGATTTGCTGCTGGCGGAGATCCAGGCCATCGGCAAACAGGTGATTTTCATCCGTGTGGGTGCCGGCCAGCACGCCGAATTGTTCTTGCGTGACGGCGTGGCCTATCACGTCGACGCGGCGCTGGTGTTTTCCGATTTTGCCGATGCCGCCACGGTACGCCGCATGTTCCGCAACAATGCGGTGCTGATGCTGAACGGCCATCACGATGCGGACGTGCCGTCGGTGACGATGGATGAAGATCAAGGCATTCGCGAATGCGTGGCCGATGCGGCGGGCAAGGGCGTGCGCAGCGCGCTGCTGCTGACCGGACGCACCATGTCGCTGGTGGAGCAGGCGCGCATCGCTTCCTACCGCGCGGCGCTGGCGCGGCACGGCGTCACACTACTGGGTGAATTGGCGGGAGATTATTCCTACGCCAGCGGACGGGCGCTAGCGCAACAGATCGATGTGGATGCCACCGGCGCGGTGTTCTGCACCTCCGATGCAATGGCGATGGGGGTGCTGGATGCGCATCGCCAGCATTTTCCGCAGCATGCGCCCACGCGCTTCCGGTTGTACGGTTTCGACAACATCTCGCTGACGCAGTTTGACGCCTACCCGATTTCCTCGATCGGTTTCGACCGGCGCGAATACGTGGCGCAGATTGTCCGCATCTTGAGCCAGCCGGCGGACCTGGCGCAGAACGGCGGCCAGGTGCTGGTCGCCACCCGCTTCGTCCCCCGGCTTACGGGGTAA
- a CDS encoding isoaspartyl peptidase/L-asparaginase yields the protein MKMLLANAEAWPGFETTVDLLKQGGASIDAMVSGIAKVEREAKVRSVGYGGWPNMLGEMEFDAGVMDGTSRDVGAVGAVPATLPVSALAHEVMKHLPHVMLTGAGARRFATERGFAVDDVLHPDSKRVWWERLQKEMSPAQLAAFPDIALAPLSNTITDPERVRDTTVFLGQDAGDNIGVVTSTSGWAWKYPGRLGDSPIPGAGFYADSRYGAAACTHTGEMTMRCATSRSIVLAMRLGYTLDDAIKLAVEELSELKTGFLAGVVIHAIDAKGNHQVVNYRCDEEIRYWYWDERMAAPELRVAAAVKL from the coding sequence ATGAAAATGCTGCTTGCGAACGCCGAGGCATGGCCCGGCTTTGAAACCACGGTCGACCTGCTGAAACAAGGCGGCGCCAGTATCGACGCCATGGTCAGCGGCATCGCCAAGGTTGAACGCGAAGCCAAGGTACGCAGCGTCGGCTACGGCGGCTGGCCGAATATGCTGGGCGAGATGGAGTTCGACGCCGGCGTCATGGACGGCACCTCGCGCGACGTCGGCGCGGTCGGTGCGGTGCCAGCCACCCTGCCCGTCTCCGCTCTGGCGCACGAAGTGATGAAGCACCTGCCGCACGTGATGCTGACCGGCGCCGGCGCGCGCCGCTTCGCCACCGAACGCGGTTTCGCGGTCGATGACGTGCTGCACCCGGATAGTAAACGGGTCTGGTGGGAACGGCTGCAAAAGGAGATGTCGCCGGCGCAGCTGGCGGCCTTTCCCGATATCGCGTTGGCGCCGCTCAGCAACACCATCACCGATCCAGAACGCGTGCGCGACACCACGGTGTTCCTGGGCCAGGACGCCGGCGACAACATCGGCGTGGTCACCTCGACCTCTGGCTGGGCCTGGAAGTATCCGGGCCGCCTCGGCGACTCGCCGATTCCCGGCGCCGGCTTCTACGCCGACAGCCGCTATGGCGCCGCCGCCTGTACCCACACCGGCGAAATGACCATGCGCTGCGCGACGTCGCGCAGCATCGTGCTGGCAATGCGGCTTGGCTATACACTGGACGACGCCATCAAGCTGGCGGTGGAAGAATTGTCCGAATTGAAGACCGGCTTCCTGGCCGGTGTGGTGATCCACGCCATCGACGCCAAGGGCAATCACCAGGTCGTCAACTACCGCTGTGACGAAGAAATACGTTATTGGTATTGGGACGAGCGCATGGCCGCGCCGGAGTTGCGCGTTGCCGCCGCCGTCAAACTTTGA